A genome region from Magnolia sinica isolate HGM2019 chromosome 8, MsV1, whole genome shotgun sequence includes the following:
- the LOC131252875 gene encoding oxysterol-binding protein-related protein 3A-like isoform X2, whose product MAARDHDKQEGGSSGGGFFSSIASSISNFGTAMHKSVNGLLGYEGLEVINPEGGTEDAEEEAHRGRWKQELMEYSHLLDLADECEDPYMRLVYATSWAISVYYAYQRTWKPFNPILGETYEMVNHGGITFIAEQVCHHPPMSAGHAENDHFTYDVTSKLKSKFLGNSLDIYPVGRTRVTLKRDGVVLDLVPPPTKANNLIFGRTWVDSPGEMIMTNLTTGDKAVLYFQPCGWFGNGRYEVDGYVYNAAEEPKILITGKWNESMSYQPCDMEGEPLSGTELKEVWRVAAPPENDKFQYTYFARKINSFDTAPKKLLASDSRLRPDRYALEKGDLSKAGAEKSSLEERQRAEKRDREAKGHQFTPRWFDLSGEVTLTPWGELEVYQYNGKYTEHRATIDALDTVDEVDIKSIEFNPWQYGNISAE is encoded by the exons atggcTGCTAGAGATCATGACAAGCAAGAAGGCGGCAGCAGCGGCGGTGGATTTTTCTCATCGATCGCATCGAGCATCTCGAATTTCGGCACTGCAATGCACAAATCCGTTAATGG GTTGCTTGGTTATGAAGGGTTAGAAGTCATAAACCCAGAAGGAGGCACGGAAGACGCGGAGGAGGAAGCTCACAGAGGAAGATGGAAGCAGGAG TTAATGGAGTACTCCCACCTGTTAGATCTGGCGGATGAATGTGAGGATCCCTACATGCGATTGGTCTATGCTA CATCATGGGCAATATCTGTCTACTATGCCTATCAAAGAACCTGGAAGCCTTTCAATCCTATCCTGGGCGAGACGTATGAAATGGTCAATCATGGGGGAATTACATTCATTGCAGAGCAG GTGTGTCATCATCCTCCTATGAGTGCGGGGCATGCCGAAAATGATCATTTTACTTATGATGTGACATCCAAGTTGAAGAGCAAATTTTTAGGAAATTCGCTTGATATCTATCCTGTTGGAAG GACAAGGGTAACCCTTAAAAGAGATGGTGTAGTGTTGGATTTGGTGCCCCCTCCCACAAAAGCTAACAACCTTATATTTGGAAGGACGTGGGTTGATTCGCCTGGGGAGATGATCATGACAAACTTGACTACAGGGGACAAAGCTGTGCTATACTTTCAGCCTTGTGGCTGGTTTGG GAATGGTCGGTATGAAGTAGATGGATATGTATATAATGCAGCAGAGGAACCTAAGATTTTGATAACTGGGAAATGGAATGAGTCAATGAGCTATCAGCCATGTGACATGGAAGGGGAGCCCCTTTCAGGCACCGAATTGAAAGAG GTATGGAGAGTCGCTGCTCCTCCAGAAAATGACAAATTTCAGTATACATATTTTGCACGCAAAATAAACAGCTTCGATACGGCACCCAAGAAGTTATTAGCATCAGATTCCCGTCTGCGGCCTGACCGATACGCACTGGAGAAGGGTGATCTTTCTAAAGCTGGTGCTGAGAAGAGCAG TCTGGAGGAGAGACAGAGAGCTGAAAAGCGAGATAGAGAGGCGAAGGGCCATCAATTCACACCCAGATGGTTCGATCTATCCGGCGAAGTTACCCTGACACCTTGGGGTGAATTGGAAGTATACCAGTACAACGGTAAATACACCGAGCATCGGGCCACAATCGATGCCTTAGATACGGTCGATGAAGTTGACATCAAATCCATTGAGTTTAACCCATGGCAGTATGGTAATATATCTGCAGAATAA
- the LOC131252875 gene encoding oxysterol-binding protein-related protein 3A-like isoform X1 — protein MAARDHDKQEGGSSGGGFFSSIASSISNFGTAMHKSVNGLLGYEGLEVINPEGGTEDAEEEAHRGRWKQEDRDSYWKMMQKYIGSDVTSMVTLPVLIFEPMTMIQRMAELMEYSHLLDLADECEDPYMRLVYATSWAISVYYAYQRTWKPFNPILGETYEMVNHGGITFIAEQVCHHPPMSAGHAENDHFTYDVTSKLKSKFLGNSLDIYPVGRTRVTLKRDGVVLDLVPPPTKANNLIFGRTWVDSPGEMIMTNLTTGDKAVLYFQPCGWFGNGRYEVDGYVYNAAEEPKILITGKWNESMSYQPCDMEGEPLSGTELKEVWRVAAPPENDKFQYTYFARKINSFDTAPKKLLASDSRLRPDRYALEKGDLSKAGAEKSSLEERQRAEKRDREAKGHQFTPRWFDLSGEVTLTPWGELEVYQYNGKYTEHRATIDALDTVDEVDIKSIEFNPWQYGNISAE, from the exons atggcTGCTAGAGATCATGACAAGCAAGAAGGCGGCAGCAGCGGCGGTGGATTTTTCTCATCGATCGCATCGAGCATCTCGAATTTCGGCACTGCAATGCACAAATCCGTTAATGG GTTGCTTGGTTATGAAGGGTTAGAAGTCATAAACCCAGAAGGAGGCACGGAAGACGCGGAGGAGGAAGCTCACAGAGGAAGATGGAAGCAGGAG GATCGGGATAGTTACTGGAAGATGATGCAAAAGTATATAGGGTCAGATGTTACATCAATGGTGACACTTCCAGTCCTCATTTTTGAGCCAATGACAATGATTCAGAGAATGGCAGAG TTAATGGAGTACTCCCACCTGTTAGATCTGGCGGATGAATGTGAGGATCCCTACATGCGATTGGTCTATGCTA CATCATGGGCAATATCTGTCTACTATGCCTATCAAAGAACCTGGAAGCCTTTCAATCCTATCCTGGGCGAGACGTATGAAATGGTCAATCATGGGGGAATTACATTCATTGCAGAGCAG GTGTGTCATCATCCTCCTATGAGTGCGGGGCATGCCGAAAATGATCATTTTACTTATGATGTGACATCCAAGTTGAAGAGCAAATTTTTAGGAAATTCGCTTGATATCTATCCTGTTGGAAG GACAAGGGTAACCCTTAAAAGAGATGGTGTAGTGTTGGATTTGGTGCCCCCTCCCACAAAAGCTAACAACCTTATATTTGGAAGGACGTGGGTTGATTCGCCTGGGGAGATGATCATGACAAACTTGACTACAGGGGACAAAGCTGTGCTATACTTTCAGCCTTGTGGCTGGTTTGG GAATGGTCGGTATGAAGTAGATGGATATGTATATAATGCAGCAGAGGAACCTAAGATTTTGATAACTGGGAAATGGAATGAGTCAATGAGCTATCAGCCATGTGACATGGAAGGGGAGCCCCTTTCAGGCACCGAATTGAAAGAG GTATGGAGAGTCGCTGCTCCTCCAGAAAATGACAAATTTCAGTATACATATTTTGCACGCAAAATAAACAGCTTCGATACGGCACCCAAGAAGTTATTAGCATCAGATTCCCGTCTGCGGCCTGACCGATACGCACTGGAGAAGGGTGATCTTTCTAAAGCTGGTGCTGAGAAGAGCAG TCTGGAGGAGAGACAGAGAGCTGAAAAGCGAGATAGAGAGGCGAAGGGCCATCAATTCACACCCAGATGGTTCGATCTATCCGGCGAAGTTACCCTGACACCTTGGGGTGAATTGGAAGTATACCAGTACAACGGTAAATACACCGAGCATCGGGCCACAATCGATGCCTTAGATACGGTCGATGAAGTTGACATCAAATCCATTGAGTTTAACCCATGGCAGTATGGTAATATATCTGCAGAATAA